In Lutra lutra chromosome 13, mLutLut1.2, whole genome shotgun sequence, one genomic interval encodes:
- the TLR4 gene encoding toll-like receptor 4, whose product MAFLSCLRPESWEPCVQVVPNITYKCMELNLNKIPNNIPTSTKKLDLSFNPLRHLGNHSFSNFPELQVLDLSRCEIETIENDTYQGLNHLSILILTGNPIQKFSKEAFSGLSSLQTLVAVETNLQSLEDLPIGYLKNLKELNVAHNHICSFKLPEYFSNMTNLEYLDLSNNKIKNIYHSDLQVLHQMPLLNLSLDLSLNPLSFIQPGAFKEIKLHELTLRSNFDSIDVMKTCIQGLAGLKIHHLVLGEFKNERNLESFDKYLLEGLCNLTIEKFRIAFFDEFSEDITDLFNCLANVSTISLVHLFLKRPRYLPKNLRWQRLEMVNCEFEEFPKWELDSLKEFVLTANKGVSTFTEMKLESLEFLDLSRNDLSFKGCCSYTDLGTTRLKHLDLSFNDIITMSSNFLGLEQLEYLDFQHSTLKQGSDFSVFLSLRNLRYLDISYTHTQVVFKGIFDGLVSLQVLKMAGNSFQDNFLPNIFKDLTNLTILDLSKCQLEGVSQTAFGSLPKLQLINMSHNNLLSLDTLPYEPLLSLQILDCSFNRIVASKEQVRQHFPSNLVSLNLTRNDFACVCEHQNFLQWVKDHRHLLVEVEEMVCTKPLDMQDMPLLSFRNATCQRSKTIITVSVFTVLMVSLVAVLVYKFYFHLMLLAGCKKYSRGESTYDAFVIYSSQDEDWVRNELVKNLEEGVPPFQLCLHYRDFIPGVAIAANIIQEGFHKSRKVIVVVSRHFIQSRWCIFEYEIAQTWQFLSSRAGIIFIVLQKVEKSLLRQQVELYRLLSRNTYLEWEDSVLGRHIFWRRLRKALLDGKPWSPEETADAENN is encoded by the exons ATggccttcctctcctgcctgagACCTGAGAGCTGGGAGCCTTGTGTGCAGG TGGTTCCTAACATTACTTACAAATGCATGGAGCTGAATCTCAACAAAATTCCCAACAACATTCCTACATCAACCAAGAAACTGGACCTGAGCTTTAATCCCCTGAGGCATTTAGGCAACCATAGCTTCTCCAACTTCCCGGAACTACAGGTGTTGGATTTATCCAG GTGTGAAATTGAGACCATCGAAAATGATACATATCAGGGCCTAAACCACCTCTCCATCTTGATATTGACAGGAAACCCTATCCAGAAGTTTTCCAAAGAAGCCTTTTCTGGACTCTCAAGTTTACAGACTCTGGTGGCCGTGGAGACAAACCTACAGTCTCTAGAGGATCTCCCCATTGGATATCTCAAAAACTTGAAGGAGCTTAATGTGGCTCACAATCATATCTGCTCCTTCAAGTTACCTGAATATTTTTCTAACATGACCAACCTGGAGTACTTGGATCTTTCCAAtaacaagataaaaaatatttatcatagtGACTTGCAGGTTCTACATCAAATGCCTCTACTCAACCTTTCTTTAGACTTGTCCCTGAACCCTTTATCCTTTATCCAACCAGGtgcctttaaagaaattaaactcCATGAACTGACTTTGAGAAGTAATTTTGATAGTATAGATGTAATGAAAACTTGTATTCAAGGTCTGGCTGGTTTAAAGATCCATCACTTGGTTCtgggagaatttaaaaatgaaaggaatttggAAAGCTTTGACAAATATCTCCTGGAGGGACTGTGCAATTTGACCATTGAAAAATTCCGGATAGCATTCTTTGATGAGTTCTCAGAGGATATCACTGACTTATTTAATTGTTTGGCAAATGTTTCTACAATTTCTCTGGTGCATCTGTTTTTAAAGAGACCACGATACCTTCCTAAAAATCTCAGATGGCAACGGCTGGAAATGGTTAACTGTGAATTTGAAGAATTTCCCAAATGGGAGCTGGACTCTCTCAAGGAGTTTGTTCTCACTGCCAACAAAGGCGTGAGCACTTTTACTGAGATGAAGCTGGAAAGCCTTGAGTTTCTAGATCTCAGTAGAAATGACCTGAGTTTCAAGGGTTGCTGTTCTTACACTGACTTGGGGACAACCAGACTGAAGCATTTAGATCTGAGCTTCAATGATATTATTACCATGAGTTCTAACTTCTTGGGCTTAGAACAGCTAGAATATCTAGATTTCCAGCATTCCACCTTGAAACAGGGCAGTGACTTTTCAGTATTCCTATCCCTCAGAAACCTCCGTTACCTTGATATTTCTTATACTCACACCCAAGTTGTCTTCAAAGGCATTTTTGATGGCTTGGTCAGCCTCCAAGTCTTGAAAATGGCTGGCAATTCTTTTCAGGACAactttcttccaaatattttcaaagaccTGACAAACTTGACCATTCTAGACCTCTCTAAGTGTCAGCTGGAAGGGGTGTCCCAGACAGCCTTTGGCTCACTTCCTAAACTTCAGTTGATAAATATGAGTCACAACAACCTCTTGTCATTGGATACACTCCCTTAtgagcctcttctctctctccaaattcTGGATTGCAGTTTTAATCGAATAGTGGCCTCCAAGGAGCAAGTACGACAGCATTTTCCAAGTAATCTAGTTTCCTTAAATCTTACCCGGAATGACTTTGCTTGTGTTTGTGAACACCAGAATTTCCTGCAGTGGGTCAAGGACCACAGGCATCTCTTGGTGGAAGTGGAAGAAATGGTGTGTACCAAACCTTTAGACATGCAGGACATGCCCCTGCTGAGTTTTAGGAATGCCACCTGTCAGAGGAGCAAGACTATCATTACTGTGTCAGTGTTCACTGTACTCATGGTTTCTTTGGTAGCAGTTTTGGTGTATAAGTTCTATTTCCACCTGATGCTTCTTGCTGGTTGCAAAAAGTACAGCAGAGGCGAAAGCACCTACGATGCCTTCGTTATCTACTCAAGCCAGGACGAAGACTGGGTGAGGAATGAACTGGTAAAGAACTTGGAGGAGGGGGTGCCTCCCTTTCAGCTCTGCCTTCACTACAGAGACTTTATCCCTGGTGTGGCCATCGCCGCCAATATCATCCAGGAAGGGTTCCACAAAAGCCGGAAGGTTATCGTCGTGGTGTCCCGACACTTCATCCAGAGCCGGTGGTGCATCTTTGAGTACGAGATTGCCCAGACCTGGCAGTTTCTTAGCAGTCGTGCCGGCATCATCTTCATCGTCCTGCAGAAGGTGGAGAAGTCCCTGCTGCGGCAGCAGGTGGAACTGTATCGCCTCCTCAGCAGGAATACTTACCTGGAGTGGGAAGACAGTGTGCTGGGCCGGCACATCTTCTGGAGACGACTCCGAAAAGCCTTGCTGGATGGTAAACCATGGAGTCCAGAAGAAACGGCGGATGCAGAAAACAACTAG